ACCAGTATTGTAGAATTATTACTTTCTCACTTTATTTCAGATCCAATTGTTAACAACATATTTTAACCCTCATTATCAGTTCATCATTCTTCTTTTCCACTTCACACATTTTGCCATTACTAGTCAAGCAACCCTCTTTCTTTAGGAACTCAACACAAAGAGGTGGTCTTTAGAGttaaaggcaaaagagaacttcAGATATAATCTTTGATTGGGAGTGCTTGTATGAGGTCTACTATGAGTATTTTCTAGCTATTACTTAAAGTTATTGAttattgtgttttatttttttatgtcattttaaaataatatatattacatactatttctcaatttatatgacactaaTGGAATTTTGAGAAACAATCAGACGCTTTATATGTCTTCTAAGTATtataagttgttaattattgtgatttatagtatattctacgtaattttcaaataatgtaTATCAGTTCttttgttccaatttatattGCACATATAGAATTTTAAAGagtcaacaatttttttacatgcttttaaatattcaagttgttaattattgtgatttataatacttttacgTCATTTTCAAACCATACCAGTTACTTCCTCTATTCCATTTTATGTAACAATGACaaaattttcaagaatcaattaaatttagggaaaattacgcatataagcaaacatatattagttaattagttaacatagctatagtttgccttaattacaattcgcgacctacttttagctataattacactactcaactttttagttttgtataattcacacgtttgtataattcggtttttgtaacttttgtataattcggaatttgtataatataatttgtataactgtttacacgatgtttgtaattgtattatttcattatttcgagtttatacaaaaataactgaattatacaaatatatccgcaaattatacaaacctgcgaattatacaaatccacgaattatacaaacgagacagCTTAAATTGTACCTACAgcccgtaaatatgcaaactatagctatggaccATAATTAAGTTTGCTATAGTAGCTATTTGCGAAAGTAACCCTTAAATTTATGATGtttccaaatattttaaattgtaaaaaatcatgatttattatattttttatataatgtataaaaactaacaaaaataagactaataaatttaaatttaaagatTATAAGTCCTGAAACTCCCCTAACAAACCATTATAATTTTGATAACTTTGAAAAGTAAATCAATAGGCCGCACAATGGAGAGCTGCTTCTGAGACAAACACACATCGTCGCCGTTCTTCTGAGACTAACAAAAGATCATAggtattttgtttcttttcctttctctttGCAAATAGTTGAATTCGAAGATTGCTCTACaaagttaattttaaattatctgTTTCGTATTACGTTGATGATATTGGATCTAACGATTCaccaaaaagttttttttttttttaatctgtaaTTACCGTTTTGTGTCACAAGTAGTTGTTTCAGATTTTGGATGCTTTAATTTGTGTAATATCTCTTACTTGTTTAGAATAATATACATTCTATAACTGGATGTTTATTGTGACAAAATTATGTGAAAACTactaaaatttcaataaatacCAAGTCTGAAGTCCACCTCTGTTGTTTAACAatcattcaatttattttttgtctgaAGCATGTTTATAATCTTATATTCTgacgttttttttttctttccagcTATTCAGAATTTAAAGTGGCAATGATCAGTAGCTGCTTTAAGAAACTTAAAGTTGAAAGGGACAAACTTGATAGACTTCCTATTAATGTCAAACACCAGATTCAGGAACACTTATCTGTGGAAGAAGCGGCAAGAATGAGTGTTTTGTCTAGACCGTGGAAACATATTTGGGTTTCAATTCCCAAGCTTGTATTTTCTGCTGACTTTTGCCACAACAAGCCATTAATAATAGACATCATTAATACAATTCTGTTGCAACATTGTGGAGCCATTAAGACATTCCTCGTCAATATCTCATCTATACCTTCTTCTCAGCACTCAGTTATTGATGAATGGATGCTTTTGTTGTCAAGAAACGGTATCATGGATCTCACCCTTGAGAAACTAGACAAGTATCATCTGATTCTCAACAATGCTCCTTATAAATTGCCCTCCTGCCTGTACGGCATAAATAAACTAGAAAGTTTGACCCTGTCCAAATGCATTTTCAGGCTGCCATGCAGCTTTACGGGTTTCCACATGCTCAAAAACCTTTCACTACTTAAAGTCGTCTTACGTTTAGATGTTGCAACTTCTTTCTTGTGGTAGTGAAAGTCGTCTTACGTTTAGATGTTGCAACTTCTTTCTTGTGGATGCCAGACCTTGTGATTCTGCAAGTTAAGTTGTGTAG
The DNA window shown above is from Solanum stenotomum isolate F172 chromosome 6, ASM1918654v1, whole genome shotgun sequence and carries:
- the LOC125868754 gene encoding F-box/FBD/LRR-repeat protein At1g13570-like; translated protein: MSPPYDLSNTSLRLLPLSPPVATMVLFSVWWLYGFSDVLHYILSYSEFKVAMISSCFKKLKVERDKLDRLPINVKHQIQEHLSVEEAARMSVLSRPWKHIWVSIPKLVFSADFCHNKPLIIDIINTILLQHCGAIKTFLVNISSIPSSQHSVIDEWMLLLSRNGIMDLTLEKLDKYHLILNNAPYKLPSCLCCNFFLVVVKVVLRLDVATSFLWMPDLVILQVKLCSGFPNSNIYAPKLSQISFLTIRTKTLELGHYMDYRMLTTVILASSITNQDKPINMTYLLKCSPEVRNFGLHTYYLMSVATEAERLPTYLNNLRTLALYEFDFDDEDHIFALLGMLRISPNLDSLLFE